One part of the Gemmatimonadaceae bacterium genome encodes these proteins:
- a CDS encoding TatD family hydrolase, translating into MHRMIELMSRGLRGALLSAVALSASAVAGAQGNGAAAAPNLAGKILTVTGPIDPAQAGATLMHEHIFIDFKAPATADGKPVPPTPGDTARSGGLTDFDIQLAEIRKFKDAGGGTIVDVTNFGLSRNPDWLRRVSQASGLHVVMGAGWYMRPYHPKDMNERTVEELTAILLRDITQGAQGTNVRSGIIGEVGVGAFGARIPLTENEQKSIRASARASRLTGAPISFHSFASQDEMLRALDIVASEGVDLNHVVMGHTGTGDLAAMKRYTDRGAYVEFDYIGSVRSADSSAVQLARGAERLAASIKTLIDGGLTERILVAHDVCTQAQLTKNGGGGFAYISTMVVPALRKLGVTDETIHKILVENPRRVLTFVAPQPQVKQAGA; encoded by the coding sequence ATGCACCGCATGATCGAGCTGATGTCCCGAGGACTGCGTGGGGCCCTGCTGTCCGCCGTAGCGCTCTCGGCGAGCGCTGTCGCGGGTGCGCAGGGCAACGGCGCTGCTGCCGCGCCCAACCTCGCGGGCAAGATCCTCACCGTGACCGGGCCCATCGATCCCGCGCAGGCGGGTGCGACGCTCATGCACGAACACATCTTCATCGACTTCAAGGCACCGGCCACAGCCGACGGAAAGCCGGTGCCGCCAACGCCGGGCGACACGGCGCGAAGCGGCGGCCTCACCGACTTCGACATCCAGCTCGCCGAGATCCGGAAGTTCAAGGACGCGGGCGGCGGCACCATCGTCGACGTCACCAACTTCGGGCTGAGTCGCAATCCGGACTGGTTGCGGCGCGTCTCTCAGGCCTCGGGCCTGCACGTGGTGATGGGCGCCGGGTGGTACATGCGCCCGTATCACCCCAAGGACATGAACGAACGCACGGTCGAGGAGCTCACGGCGATTCTTCTGCGTGACATCACGCAGGGCGCGCAAGGAACCAACGTGCGCTCGGGCATCATCGGCGAGGTGGGGGTGGGAGCCTTTGGCGCACGCATTCCGCTCACCGAGAACGAGCAGAAGAGCATTCGGGCGAGCGCGCGCGCGTCCCGTCTCACCGGGGCTCCGATCAGCTTTCACAGCTTTGCGTCACAGGACGAGATGCTGCGTGCACTGGACATCGTGGCCTCGGAGGGCGTCGACCTCAACCACGTCGTGATGGGGCACACCGGCACCGGTGACCTGGCCGCGATGAAGCGGTATACCGATCGTGGTGCCTATGTCGAGTTCGACTACATCGGGAGTGTACGGAGCGCGGACAGCAGCGCCGTGCAGCTCGCGCGCGGCGCCGAACGCCTCGCGGCGAGCATCAAGACGCTGATCGACGGGGGGCTGACGGAGCGCATTCTGGTGGCGCACGACGTGTGCACGCAGGCGCAGCTCACGAAGAACGGTGGCGGCGGCTTCGCGTACATCTCGACGATGGTGGTGCCGGCGCTCAGGAAGCTGGGAGTCACCGATGAAACAATCCACAAGATCCTCGTGGAGAACCCGAGGCGCGTGCTCACGTTCGTGGCGCCGCAGCCGCAGGTGAAACAGGCCGGCGCGTAG